From the Anaeromyxobacter dehalogenans 2CP-1 genome, the window CACGATGGAGGAGCTGAAGGGCGCCTCGCACCAGATCGCCGAGAACGCGCAGATGGTGGCCGCCATCGCCGAGCAGACGCTCACCGGGGCGAAGCAGGGCGAGGGCGCCATCAAGTCGTTCATGTCCTCGATGGAGAAGGTGCGGCACAACGCGGTCGAGGTGGACGACGCCATCGCCAAGCTGTCGAAGCGCGTGGAGCGCATCGGCACGGTGGTGGAGGTGATCGACGAGATCGCCGACCGCTCCGATCTGCTCGCGCTGAACGCGGCGCTGGAGGGCGCCAAGGCGGGCGAGGCCGGGCGCGGGTTCTCCATCGTGGCGGCGGAGATGCGGCGGCTCGCCGAGAACGTGATGGAGTCCACCAAGGAGATCAAGAACCTCATCACCGAGATCCGCGAGGCCACGCACGCCGCCAAGGAGGCGTCGGACGGCAACAAGCGGATGGCGGCCGAGGGCGAGCAGCTCGGCGGCAACGCCATGACGAGCGTCTCCGGCATCCTCTCCGGGATCCAGGAGACCAGCGACGCGGCCCGCGTCATCCACCTCGCCACCCAGCAGCAGCGGACCGCCACCGAGCAGGTGGTGCAGTCCATGTCGGAGATCGAGGAGGTCACGCGGCAGGCGCAGACCGGGTCGAAGCAGGCCACCGGCGCCGCCTCCGAGCTGACCAAGCTGGCCGAGCGGCTCGCGGAGCTGGTGAAGCGCTTCAAGGTCGAGTAGCCGCGGGGCGCCCCGCAGACCGCCGCCGCCATGGGCATCTCCGAAGAGATCCGCCAGAAGCTGCTCCCGCGCTTCCGCGAGACCACCGCGGACCGCGTGGAGAAGATCTCGGCGGCGCTGCTCGAGATCGAGCGCGGCGCCGCGACGCCCGAGGTGCGCGAGGAGCTGGCCCGCGAGCTCCACACGCTGAAGGGCGAGGCCCGCATGATGGGCTTCGCGGGGATCTCCACCGTGGT encodes:
- a CDS encoding methyl-accepting chemotaxis protein, translating into MRDPSELDKPKKKPARAARPARKTGVAPGDALQVEAFLRSFAAGEHGVARLDVSAFADPMLRGIAEAANAAADHAAGQLDASRQRVQVVTAGVDEAIEAMIRLVIQGDLSGTLRLGVSDAALAPLIAGIGQVMETLKRFVTEIREAALQLSTSSAEVLAAATQNESSTSAQASAIHETTATMEELKGASHQIAENAQMVAAIAEQTLTGAKQGEGAIKSFMSSMEKVRHNAVEVDDAIAKLSKRVERIGTVVEVIDEIADRSDLLALNAALEGAKAGEAGRGFSIVAAEMRRLAENVMESTKEIKNLITEIREATHAAKEASDGNKRMAAEGEQLGGNAMTSVSGILSGIQETSDAARVIHLATQQQRTATEQVVQSMSEIEEVTRQAQTGSKQATGAASELTKLAERLAELVKRFKVE